A genomic region of Klebsiella sp. RIT-PI-d contains the following coding sequences:
- a CDS encoding YfaZ family outer membrane protein, translating to MKKRILTGVCGLLFVSAAANALSVSGQAGKDYTNIGVGFGTESTGLALSGNWAHNDDDGDIAGLGLGLNIPLGPFIATAGGKGVYLNPQRGDEGYAAAVGGGLQWQIGDSFRLFGEYYYSPDSLSSGVKDYEEANAGARLTIMRPLSIEAGYRYINLSGKDGDRDSAVADGPYIGVNASF from the coding sequence ATGAAAAAAAGAATTCTGACGGGCGTTTGTGGATTACTCTTTGTCTCTGCTGCGGCTAACGCGCTTAGCGTCAGCGGCCAGGCAGGTAAGGATTACACCAATATTGGCGTCGGCTTTGGCACCGAATCTACCGGGCTGGCGCTGTCCGGCAACTGGGCGCATAACGACGACGATGGTGATATCGCCGGTCTGGGGCTGGGGTTAAATATTCCGCTGGGGCCGTTCATTGCGACCGCTGGCGGCAAAGGGGTTTATCTTAATCCTCAGCGCGGCGATGAAGGCTACGCAGCGGCGGTGGGCGGCGGTTTGCAGTGGCAAATTGGCGATAGCTTCCGTCTGTTTGGCGAGTATTATTACTCTCCTGATTCGCTCTCAAGCGGCGTGAAAGATTACGAAGAAGCGAACGCCGGGGCACGACTGACAATTATGCGTCCGTTAAGCATTGAAGCGGGCTATCGCTATATTAATCTGTCAGGTAAAGACGGTGACCGCGACAGCGCGGTGGCTGACGGTCCTTACATCGGCGTGAATGCCAGCTTCTGA